The stretch of DNA CGTAGACGCCGATGACAAATACCCGCAGCAGCACCAGAACCAGCACGAACACCGTAAACGGGATGACGAAACTCAATAAATCGCGGAACGTATAGCCTTGCGATTCGGGATCAGCATGTTCCGGATTGCTGAGAATATTGCGCGGTCTGGGTTCAGGACTCACGCCGTAATCCGCGACCTCGATGATATGCGAATCCGCCTCACGCCGCTCGTCGCTGCGCGTATCATCCCCTGCCATCCGCATCTCCCAACCGTCAATATATCCATATCCGCGGCTATTCAAACGATAACTTTCGATAACCGAAAACCATCATAGTATGTGGGACCGTACAGAGATGTCATGCATCACGATACAAGTGCCCGAATTTTGATAAAAGCAAAAACGGCGGCCGGAAACAAATCCCGACTGCCGTAAAGCACAAAGCCTTTTAGGCTTGCATTCACGCCTTGGCGCTGTTGTCCTGACGCTCGGTGATACGAGCGGCCTTGCCACGCAAAGCACGCAGGTAGTAGAGCTTGGCGCGACGAACGCGGCCGTGACGCAGCACCTTGATGGAATCGATCACCGGGGAGTGCAGCGGGAAGCGACGCTCCACGCCGCAGCCGAAGCTGACCTTGCGGACGACGAACGTCTCGCGCAGGCCGGCGCCTTGCCGTGCGATCACCACGCCGGTGAACGCCTGAAGACGGGAGTTGTTGCCTTCCTGAATCTTGACGTTGACCTCGACGGTGTCGCCGGGACGGAACTCCGGGATGGAATCCGAGGGCTTCATGTGCTTGGCATCAAATGCCTCAATAGCGTTAACCATTGTTTCACCTGTCGCTGCCGCATATCAGCGTACATGTCAGGGGCGGCGCCGCACTTTCGTGCCTCTGCGGCAAATGATGCCGAACGCGCCCACTATCGTATTCCGCCGAAACCCGGCGGAATGTTGCCGATTCGCCGCGGCGGACCCGACCGGTTTAACGGACGAGGCCACGAGGCTGAACCCAAATGAAGAAGCGGACCCATGCGGCAGCCCGCCCCTTGGCATAACAAACGATAATTTTAACGTCGTGGCCAGACAGATACGGCAGTTTACAACGGCTCTCCTACCAATCGCCTACCGAGGTTGCGCTTGACGTTGGTATACGGCATTGCATTCGGATTTCGTTCGCCACGCT from Bifidobacterium sp. ESL0728 encodes:
- the rplS gene encoding 50S ribosomal protein L19, whose product is MVNAIEAFDAKHMKPSDSIPEFRPGDTVEVNVKIQEGNNSRLQAFTGVVIARQGAGLRETFVVRKVSFGCGVERRFPLHSPVIDSIKVLRHGRVRRAKLYYLRALRGKAARITERQDNSAKA